The following proteins are co-located in the Dietzia timorensis genome:
- the nadA gene encoding quinolinate synthase NadA codes for MTSASAPATTILSSDLREKVTRTAHGWDGVAPDEHWAAEIRRLAEERDATILAHNYQVGPIQDIAHHVGDSLALSRIAASADTETIVFCGVHFMAETAKILSPDKTVLIPDAEAGCSLADSITEEQLRDWRSEHPGAVVVSYVNTTAAVKALTDVCCTSSNAVDVVASIDPDREVLFLPDQFLGAHVRRETGRENMYVWAGECHVHAGINGKQLSDQAEAHPGAELFVHPECGCATSALYLAGEGAVEEDKVKILSTGGMVDAARASGSSEVLVATEIGMIHQLRKAAPEIDFLAVNENASCPYMKMITPAALLRCLTDGADAVHVDPVTAEAARGSVERMIAIGNPGSGE; via the coding sequence ATGACGAGCGCGAGCGCACCTGCCACCACCATTTTGAGCTCCGACCTGCGCGAAAAGGTCACCCGCACCGCGCACGGCTGGGACGGGGTCGCCCCGGACGAGCACTGGGCCGCGGAGATCCGCCGCTTGGCGGAGGAACGGGACGCCACGATCCTGGCGCACAACTATCAGGTGGGACCGATCCAGGACATCGCCCACCACGTCGGCGACTCGCTCGCGCTCTCTCGCATCGCGGCCTCCGCAGATACCGAGACGATCGTGTTCTGTGGCGTGCATTTCATGGCAGAAACCGCGAAGATCCTGTCGCCGGACAAGACCGTACTTATTCCCGACGCCGAAGCCGGCTGTTCGCTTGCCGATTCGATCACCGAAGAGCAGCTGCGCGATTGGCGCTCCGAGCACCCCGGCGCGGTCGTGGTGAGCTACGTCAACACCACTGCAGCCGTGAAGGCGCTCACCGACGTCTGTTGCACCTCGTCCAATGCCGTCGACGTCGTCGCTTCCATCGACCCCGATCGGGAGGTGCTGTTCCTGCCCGACCAGTTCCTCGGTGCCCACGTGCGCCGCGAGACCGGCCGCGAGAATATGTACGTATGGGCCGGCGAGTGCCACGTGCACGCCGGCATCAACGGCAAGCAGCTCAGCGACCAGGCCGAAGCGCACCCCGGCGCCGAACTGTTCGTGCACCCCGAATGCGGCTGTGCGACAAGCGCCCTCTATCTCGCCGGCGAAGGCGCGGTCGAGGAGGACAAGGTCAAGATCCTTTCCACCGGTGGAATGGTCGACGCCGCCCGCGCCTCCGGCTCCAGCGAGGTCCTCGTGGCCACCGAGATCGGGATGATCCACCAGCTGCGCAAGGCCGCCCCGGAGATCGATTTCCTCGCCGTCAACGAAAATGCCTCGTGCCCATACATGAAGATGATCACCCCGGCCGCGTTGCTCCGTTGCCTCACCGACGGCGCCGATGCCGTCCACGTCGACCCGGTCACGGCGGAGGCCGCCCGCGGCTCGGTCGAGCGGATGATCGCCATCGGCAACCCCGGGTCGGGAGAATGA
- the bioB gene encoding biotin synthase BioB yields the protein MTIASDQIEQAAHADERDILEIAREQVLEQGVGLDAEQTLKVLQLPDERLEELLQLAHDVRMQWCGPEVEVEGIISLKTGGCPEDCHFCSQSGLFTSPVRSAWIDIPSLVESAKQTAKSGATEFCIVAAVRGPDKRLLSQVAAGIEAIRAEVDIEIACSLGMLTQEQVDQLAAMGVHRYNHNLETARSHFPNVVTTHSWEERWDTLRMVRDAGMEVCCGGILGMGETLEQRAEFAADLASLEPDEVPLNFLNPRPGTPFGDLEVLEPTEALKSVGAFRLALPRTILRYAGGREITLGDLGAKQGIMGGINAVIVGNYLTTLGRPVESDLDMLEDLSMPIKALNDTL from the coding sequence GTGACTATCGCTTCGGACCAGATCGAGCAGGCGGCGCACGCCGACGAGCGGGACATCCTCGAAATCGCTCGGGAACAGGTGCTCGAGCAGGGCGTGGGGCTTGACGCCGAACAGACGCTGAAGGTGCTGCAGTTGCCCGACGAGCGTCTCGAGGAGCTGCTCCAGCTCGCGCATGATGTGCGCATGCAGTGGTGTGGCCCGGAGGTCGAGGTCGAGGGCATCATCTCCCTCAAGACCGGCGGATGCCCCGAAGACTGCCATTTCTGCTCACAATCCGGGCTGTTCACCTCCCCGGTGCGGTCGGCGTGGATCGATATCCCGTCGCTTGTCGAGTCGGCTAAGCAGACCGCCAAGTCCGGGGCGACCGAATTCTGCATCGTCGCCGCCGTTCGTGGCCCGGACAAGCGGTTGCTGTCCCAGGTGGCGGCGGGCATCGAGGCCATTCGTGCCGAGGTCGATATCGAGATCGCATGCTCGCTGGGAATGCTCACGCAGGAACAGGTCGATCAGCTCGCCGCAATGGGCGTACACCGGTACAACCACAACCTGGAAACCGCGCGTTCGCACTTCCCGAACGTGGTCACCACCCACTCATGGGAAGAGCGATGGGACACCCTGCGCATGGTTCGCGACGCGGGAATGGAGGTGTGCTGCGGTGGAATCCTCGGAATGGGCGAGACACTTGAACAGCGTGCCGAGTTCGCAGCGGATCTCGCTTCGCTCGAACCCGACGAGGTCCCGCTCAACTTCCTCAATCCGCGCCCGGGCACACCTTTCGGCGATCTCGAGGTGCTAGAACCGACCGAGGCGCTCAAGTCGGTCGGCGCGTTCCGCCTGGCACTCCCGCGGACGATCCTGCGCTACGCCGGTGGACGCGAGATCACCCTCGGCGATCTCGGCGCCAAGCAGGGCATCATGGGCGGGATCAATGCCGTTATCGTCGGCAACTACCTCACGACGCTCGGCCGTCCCGTCGAGAGCGACCTCGACATGCTCGAGGACCTGTCTATGCCGATCAAGGCGCTCAACGACACACTGTGA